A part of Rhinolophus ferrumequinum isolate MPI-CBG mRhiFer1 chromosome 11, mRhiFer1_v1.p, whole genome shotgun sequence genomic DNA contains:
- the PSMA1 gene encoding proteasome subunit alpha type-1 → MFRNQYDNDVTVWSPQGRIHQIEYAMEAVKQGSATVGLKSKTHAVLVALKRAQSELAAHQKKILHVDNHIGISIAGLTADARLLCNFMRQECLDSRFVFDRPLPVSRLVALIGSKTQIPTQRYGRRPYGVGLLIAGYDDMGPHIFQTCPSANYFDCRAMSIGARSQSARTYLERHMSEFMECNLNELVKHGLRALRETLPAEQDLTTKNVSIGIVGKDLEFTIYDDDDVSPFLEGLEERPQRKAQPAQPADEPAEKADEPMEH, encoded by the exons tttcgCAACCAGTATGACAATGATGTCACTGTTTGGAGCCCTCag ggcAGGATTCATCAAATTGAATATGCAATGGAAGCTGTCAAACAAGGTTCAGCCACAGTTGGTCTGAAATCCAAAACTCATGCAGTGTTGGTTGCATTGAAG AGAGCACAGTCAGAACTTGCGgctcatcagaaaaaaattctccatGTTGACAACCATATTGGTATCTCAATTGCGGGACTTACTGCTGATGCTAGACTGTTATG taattttatgcGCCAGGAGTGTTTGGATTCCAGATTTGTATTTGACAGGCCTCTTCCTGTGTCTCGTCTTGTAGCTCTAATCGGAAGCA AAACACAGATACCAACGCAAAGATACGGCCGGAGACCATATGGTGTTGGGCTGCTTATTGCTGGTTATGAT gATATGGGCCCTCATATTTTCCAAACCTGTCCATCTGCTAACTATTTTGACTGCAGAGCTATGTCCATTGGCGCCCGTTCTCAATCAGCTCGTACTTACTTGGAGAGACATATGTCTGAGTTTATGGAgt GTAATTTGAATGAACTGGTTAAACATGGTCTGCGTGCCTTACGAGAGACGCTTCCTGCAGAACAGGACTTAACTACAAAG aatGTTTCCATTGGAATTGTTGGTAAAGACTTGGAGTTTACaatatatgatgatgatgatgtgtctCCATTCCTGGAAGGTCTTGAAGAAAGGCCACAGAGAAAAGCACAG CCTGCTCAACCTGCTGATGAACCTGCAGAAAAGGCTGATGAACCAATGGAGCATTAA